In Grus americana isolate bGruAme1 chromosome 26, bGruAme1.mat, whole genome shotgun sequence, a single window of DNA contains:
- the LOC129196705 gene encoding uncharacterized protein LOC129196705: protein MPWVLGAATKAAPPASTICRLAEFLCCNNNNKAETPFGMRHLGCPRSPVQRQLVVGRLELCGHVLTHKPMRAVKMCTKERQKRRAEHRRNGGRPEDVADGYVTTLRFVWVGWFVVFFILKVRSWILTREVTRARWGASLSVATCKGQRWRGQAAEVKEEEVPQEGSEGGKPRAHERSEKVRRLSVSNSTALYGPLELESHLRCHKL from the exons ATGCCGTGGGTCCTGGGAGCAGCAACCAaggcagctcctcctgcctctaCCATCTGCCG GCTTGCAGAGTTTCTCTGCtgcaataacaataataaagcTGAGACACCCTTTGGAATGCGGCATCTCGGGTGCCCTCGCTCCCCAGTGCAGAGGCAGCTCGTCGTGGGAAGACTCGAGCTCTGCGGCCACGTCCTCACTCACAAACCG atgcggGCAGTCAAGATGTGCACCAAAGAGCGGCAGAAGAGACGAGCAGAGCACCGTAGGAACGGGGGTCGGCCAGAAGATGTGGCTGATGGCTATGTGACTACATTAAGATTTGTGTGGGTGgggtggtttgtggttttttttattttgaaggtgcgAAGCTGGATATtgacacgggaggtgactcgggccag gtggggcgcaagccTCAGCGTGGCAACGTGTAAAGGGCAGAGGTGGCGAGGACAAGCGGCTGAGGTAAAGGAGGAagag GTGCCGCAGGAGGGCTCGGAGGGGGGGAAGCCACGTGCCCATGAGCGGTCTGAGAAGGTGAGGCGGTTGTCCGTGTCTAATAGCACAGCGCTATATGGCCCTTTGGAACTGGAATcgcatttgag gtgccacaaGCTATGA